One Caulobacter segnis genomic window carries:
- a CDS encoding DUF4982 domain-containing protein has translation MSSLFQPVPLACAVIAALAPVSVQAQRAEFTFNDGWRMATGEIAGAEAPAFDDAAWKPVTLPRAFNEDDAFRVDIHDLKGGITWYRKRFVLPADFKAGDKAFLEFEGVRQAGDVYVNGVLAGFHENGVTAFGVDASKLLKPAPFENVVAVRVDSDWKYKERATGSGFQWNNNNFNVNYGGIHRAVRLHLTGGLHQTLPLYSSLGTTGVYIWADDFDIKGRAATIHAESEVRNETDRPRTFGYRVVVRDVDGKQVGEFTGPTVTLAPGETRMVSAKSRLSGLNFWSWGYGYLYGVSTALIEDGKAVDEVTTRTGFRKTAFGQGMVRLNDRVIQVHGYAQRTSNEWPALGADIPPWISDLSNALMVESGGNLVRWMHITPARQDVTSADRVGLMQAMPAGDAESDVTGRRWEQRKEVMADAIVRFRNNPSIVFYEGGNENISDEHMAELKAIRDKFDPHGGRAIGSREMLSSKVAEYGGEMLYINKSASKPVWAMEYSRDEGARKFQDDFTPPFHKDSPDYNRNQDSHAAENVRRWYDYWRARPGGGDRVSSGGVNIVFSDSNTHFRGDNNYRRSGEVDGMRLPKEGFYAHQVMWDGWVDVEHPRSHIIGHWNYAPGTVKDVLVVSSADKVALSLNGRLLGYGKKSYGFLFTFPRVAWAPGKLEAIGYDARGKVVSRHAVETTGEPAALRLTPRTGPGGWKADGSDLALVDVEVVDKQGRRVPTALNTISFSTTGPVEWRGGIAQGDSLGRQAAAPVSAEPQKPAGADQVTKFPGAARTDDNFILSKTLPVEAGMNRVALRSTLETGRVVVKAHAEGLPDASLTLDVAAPLTADGRWPVGDDALPVSLVRGPTPSTPSFKTWRVTVRPTETIAGSNQAEAGQAMDDDEMTHWASDGQLANAWIEYRLGKPQVVDELELKLIGWRLRSYPLRITVDGAVVYEGEPAKSLGYVVLPLKPVKGSRLRIALTAPTVDRDAFGKIVEITGARAGLDTGAEKVAAGGRLGIIEAELHRRTR, from the coding sequence ATGTCGAGCTTGTTCCAGCCCGTTCCGTTGGCCTGCGCCGTCATCGCCGCCCTCGCGCCGGTCTCCGTCCAGGCCCAGCGGGCCGAGTTCACCTTCAACGACGGCTGGCGGATGGCCACGGGCGAGATCGCCGGCGCCGAGGCCCCCGCGTTCGACGACGCGGCCTGGAAGCCCGTCACCCTGCCGCGCGCCTTCAACGAGGACGACGCTTTCCGGGTCGACATCCACGACCTGAAGGGCGGGATCACCTGGTATCGCAAGCGCTTCGTCCTGCCAGCGGATTTCAAGGCGGGCGATAAGGCGTTCCTGGAGTTCGAGGGCGTACGCCAGGCCGGCGACGTCTATGTCAACGGCGTGCTGGCCGGGTTCCACGAGAACGGCGTCACGGCCTTCGGCGTCGACGCCTCCAAGCTGCTCAAGCCCGCGCCGTTCGAGAACGTCGTGGCGGTCCGCGTCGACAGCGACTGGAAGTACAAGGAGCGCGCCACGGGCAGCGGCTTCCAGTGGAACAACAACAACTTCAATGTGAACTACGGCGGCATCCACCGCGCCGTGCGCCTGCACCTGACTGGCGGGCTGCACCAGACCCTGCCGCTGTATTCCAGCCTGGGCACGACGGGCGTCTACATCTGGGCCGACGACTTCGACATCAAGGGCCGGGCGGCGACGATCCACGCCGAGTCCGAGGTGCGCAACGAGACCGACCGGCCGCGCACCTTCGGCTACCGCGTCGTCGTCCGCGACGTCGACGGCAAGCAGGTGGGCGAGTTCACCGGTCCGACCGTCACCCTGGCGCCGGGCGAGACCCGCATGGTCTCGGCCAAGTCGCGGCTTTCGGGCCTCAACTTCTGGAGCTGGGGCTACGGCTACCTCTATGGCGTGAGCACCGCCCTGATCGAGGACGGCAAGGCGGTCGACGAGGTCACGACCCGCACCGGCTTCCGCAAGACGGCTTTCGGCCAGGGCATGGTCCGGCTGAACGATCGGGTGATCCAGGTTCATGGCTACGCTCAGCGGACCAGCAACGAATGGCCGGCCCTGGGCGCGGACATCCCGCCGTGGATCAGCGACCTTTCCAACGCCCTGATGGTCGAGAGCGGCGGCAACCTGGTGCGCTGGATGCACATCACCCCGGCCCGCCAGGACGTGACCTCGGCCGACCGTGTGGGTCTGATGCAGGCCATGCCCGCCGGCGACGCCGAGAGCGACGTCACCGGCCGTCGCTGGGAGCAGCGCAAGGAGGTCATGGCCGACGCCATCGTCCGCTTCCGCAACAACCCCTCGATCGTCTTTTACGAGGGCGGCAACGAGAACATCAGCGACGAACACATGGCCGAGCTGAAGGCCATCCGCGACAAGTTCGACCCCCACGGCGGCCGCGCCATCGGCTCGCGCGAGATGCTGTCCAGCAAGGTCGCCGAGTACGGTGGCGAGATGCTCTACATCAACAAGAGCGCGTCGAAGCCCGTCTGGGCCATGGAATATTCCCGTGACGAAGGCGCGCGGAAGTTCCAGGACGACTTCACCCCGCCGTTCCACAAGGACAGCCCCGACTACAACCGCAACCAGGACAGCCACGCCGCCGAGAACGTTCGCCGCTGGTACGACTACTGGCGCGCGCGGCCGGGCGGCGGCGACCGGGTCAGCTCGGGCGGCGTCAACATCGTCTTCTCCGACAGCAACACCCACTTCCGCGGCGACAACAACTATCGCCGTAGCGGCGAGGTCGACGGCATGCGCCTGCCCAAGGAGGGCTTCTACGCCCACCAGGTGATGTGGGACGGCTGGGTCGACGTCGAGCATCCGCGCAGCCACATCATCGGCCATTGGAACTATGCGCCGGGTACGGTGAAGGACGTGCTGGTCGTCTCCAGCGCCGACAAGGTGGCGCTGAGCCTGAACGGCCGGTTGCTGGGCTATGGCAAGAAGAGCTACGGCTTCCTGTTCACCTTCCCGCGGGTTGCGTGGGCGCCCGGCAAGCTTGAGGCCATCGGTTACGACGCTAGGGGCAAGGTCGTGTCGCGCCACGCCGTCGAGACCACCGGCGAGCCGGCGGCGCTGCGCCTGACGCCGCGCACGGGGCCGGGCGGCTGGAAGGCCGACGGTTCGGACCTGGCGCTGGTCGATGTCGAGGTCGTCGACAAGCAGGGTCGCCGCGTGCCAACGGCGCTGAACACGATCAGCTTCTCGACGACGGGCCCGGTGGAGTGGCGGGGCGGTATCGCCCAGGGTGACTCCCTGGGGCGCCAGGCCGCCGCGCCGGTCTCGGCCGAACCGCAGAAGCCGGCGGGCGCGGACCAGGTGACCAAGTTCCCCGGCGCGGCGCGCACCGACGACAACTTCATCCTGTCCAAGACCCTGCCGGTCGAGGCGGGGATGAATCGGGTGGCGCTGCGCTCGACCTTGGAAACGGGGAGGGTGGTCGTCAAGGCGCATGCCGAAGGACTGCCGGACGCGTCCCTGACGCTGGACGTCGCCGCACCGCTCACGGCCGACGGCCGCTGGCCCGTGGGCGACGACGCCCTGCCGGTCAGCTTGGTGCGTGGTCCGACGCCCTCGACGCCATCGTTCAAGACTTGGCGCGTCACGGTGCGCCCGACGGAGACCATCGCCGGCTCAAACCAGGCCGAGGCCGGCCAGGCCATGGACGACGACGAAATGACCCACTGGGCCAGCGATGGCCAGCTGGCCAACGCCTGGATCGAGTACCGCCTGGGCAAGCCCCAGGTGGTCGACGAGCTGGAGCTGAAGCTGATCGGCTGGCGCCTGCGCTCCTATCCGCTGCGGATCACCGTGGACGGGGCGGTGGTCTACGAGGGCGAACCAGCCAAGAGCCTGGGCTATGTCGTGCTGCCGCTGAAGCCGGTGAAGGGCTCGCGCCTGCGCATCGCCCTGACGGCGCCGACCGTGGACCGCGACGCCTTCGGCAAGATCGTCGAGATCACCGGCGCGCGGGCCGGCCTCGACACGGGCGCCGAGAAGGTGGCGGCCGGCGGTCGGCTGGGGATCATCGAGGCCGAGCTGCACCGGCGGACGCGATAG
- a CDS encoding rhamnogalacturonan acetylesterase gives MIAALALAAAVAASAPRIVIASDSTAANYGESSYPQMGWGMVLKCSLDPTVQVVNLARGGRSTKTFIEEGLWDQLVAQLQPGDTVLIQFGHNDADTKKIVRFTDPNGAYDVNLRRFVADVRTKKATPVLVTPIARWLWENGQPKDAHAAYAATIHRVSADLKVPLVDLDGDMMGALKARGQMASRQLYLQYAPYDHIARYPEGISDDTHINEQGARLGAALVATSLARLKLPISRHVHPAPLDNQARLGGPSCPAR, from the coding sequence GTGATCGCCGCCCTGGCGCTGGCGGCCGCCGTCGCCGCCTCTGCTCCGCGCATCGTCATCGCCAGCGACTCCACCGCCGCCAACTACGGCGAGAGCAGCTATCCGCAGATGGGCTGGGGCATGGTGCTGAAGTGTTCGCTGGATCCGACCGTCCAGGTCGTGAACCTGGCGCGCGGCGGCCGCTCGACCAAGACCTTCATCGAGGAGGGCCTGTGGGACCAGCTGGTCGCCCAGCTGCAGCCCGGCGATACGGTCCTCATCCAGTTCGGCCATAACGACGCCGACACCAAGAAGATCGTCCGCTTCACCGACCCCAATGGAGCCTACGACGTCAACCTGCGCCGCTTCGTGGCCGACGTGCGGACGAAGAAGGCCACGCCCGTGCTGGTGACGCCGATCGCCCGCTGGCTGTGGGAGAACGGCCAGCCCAAGGACGCCCACGCGGCCTACGCGGCGACGATCCATCGGGTGTCGGCCGACCTGAAGGTCCCGCTGGTCGACCTGGACGGCGACATGATGGGGGCGCTGAAGGCGAGGGGGCAGATGGCCTCGCGCCAGCTGTATCTGCAATACGCGCCCTATGATCACATCGCCCGCTATCCCGAGGGGATCAGCGACGACACCCACATCAACGAGCAGGGCGCTCGCCTGGGCGCGGCCCTGGTGGCGACCAGCCTGGCCCGGCTTAAGCTGCCGATCTCGCGCCACGTTCATCCGGCCCCGCTGGACAATCAGGCCAGGCTGGGCGGGCCCAGCTGCCCGGCTCGTTAG
- the lldD gene encoding FMN-dependent L-lactate dehydrogenase LldD, which translates to MIVSSTTDFREAARRKLPRFLFDYIDGGAYAERTMGRNISDLADIALRQRVLKDVSAGDPSTTLFGVKQALPVALAPVGLTGMYARRGECQAARAAAKKGVPFCLSTVSVCDVDEVSKASSAPIWFQLYVLRDRAFMRDLLVRAREAGATALVFTVDMPVPGARYRDAHSGMSGPNAAARRMVQAMFKPQWAWDVGVMGHPHTLGNVAPVLGKNSGLEDFMGWLGANFDPSIQWKDLEWIRDLWKGPLIIKGVLDPEDAKAAADIGADGVVVSNHGGRQLDGVLSSARALPAIAEAVGDKLTVLADGGVRSGLDVVRMLALGAQGVLLGRAAVYALASRGEAGVTQLLDLIEKEMRVAMALTGVRDVASIDRSILAELKP; encoded by the coding sequence GTGATCGTCTCGTCCACCACGGACTTCCGGGAGGCGGCGCGGCGCAAGCTGCCGCGCTTCCTGTTCGACTATATCGACGGCGGCGCCTATGCCGAGCGGACCATGGGCCGCAACATCTCGGACCTGGCCGACATCGCGCTGCGCCAACGCGTCCTGAAGGACGTTTCGGCCGGCGATCCCTCGACCACGCTGTTCGGCGTCAAGCAGGCGCTGCCGGTGGCCCTGGCCCCGGTCGGCCTGACGGGCATGTACGCCCGGCGCGGCGAGTGCCAGGCCGCGCGCGCGGCGGCCAAGAAGGGCGTGCCGTTCTGCCTGTCGACCGTGTCGGTCTGCGACGTCGACGAGGTCAGCAAGGCCTCGTCCGCGCCGATCTGGTTCCAGCTCTACGTGCTGCGTGACCGGGCCTTCATGCGCGACCTGCTGGTCCGCGCCCGCGAGGCCGGTGCGACCGCGCTGGTCTTCACTGTCGACATGCCCGTGCCCGGGGCCCGCTATCGCGACGCCCACTCGGGCATGAGCGGCCCCAACGCCGCCGCCCGCCGCATGGTCCAGGCGATGTTCAAGCCCCAGTGGGCGTGGGACGTCGGGGTGATGGGTCATCCCCACACCCTGGGTAATGTCGCGCCGGTGCTGGGCAAGAATTCGGGCCTCGAGGACTTCATGGGCTGGCTGGGGGCCAACTTCGACCCCTCCATCCAGTGGAAGGACCTGGAGTGGATCCGCGACCTCTGGAAGGGCCCGCTGATCATCAAGGGTGTGCTCGATCCCGAGGACGCCAAGGCCGCCGCCGACATCGGCGCGGACGGGGTCGTGGTCTCCAACCATGGCGGTCGCCAACTGGATGGCGTGCTGTCCAGCGCTCGCGCCCTGCCGGCCATCGCCGAGGCGGTGGGCGACAAGTTGACGGTCCTGGCCGACGGCGGTGTCCGCTCCGGGCTCGACGTCGTACGGATGCTGGCCCTGGGCGCCCAGGGCGTCCTGCTGGGAAGAGCCGCCGTCTATGCCTTGGCCTCTCGGGGCGAGGCGGGCGTGACCCAGCTGCTGGATCTGATCGAGAAGGAGATGCGCGTGGCCATGGCCCTGACCGGCGTGCGCGACGTCGCCAGCATCGACCGCTCGATCCTGGCGGAGTTGAAGCCGTGA
- a CDS encoding SDR family NAD(P)-dependent oxidoreductase gives MLLKDKVVLVTGASQGIGKAAAIGCAQHGADVAINYHSDEAGAADAVAQIEALGRRAIAVKGDVAQVETASSFVQAAVDAFGKVDVFVNNAGICPFHAFLDMPPEVMERTMKVNLFGAYYMVQAAANQMVKQGHGGAIIAVSSISALVGGGMQTHYTPTKAGVHSLMQSTAIALGKYGIRCNSVLPGTIETAINKEDLADVAKREYMAGRIPLGRLGEPDDLAGPIVFLASDLAKYVTGAALLVDGGAFVNLQ, from the coding sequence ATGCTGCTGAAGGACAAGGTGGTGCTGGTGACCGGCGCCTCGCAGGGGATCGGCAAGGCCGCCGCGATCGGCTGCGCCCAGCATGGCGCGGACGTGGCGATCAACTACCACTCCGACGAGGCCGGCGCCGCCGACGCCGTCGCCCAGATCGAGGCCCTGGGCCGCCGCGCCATCGCCGTGAAGGGCGACGTGGCCCAGGTCGAGACCGCTTCGTCCTTCGTCCAGGCCGCCGTCGACGCCTTCGGCAAGGTCGACGTGTTCGTCAACAACGCCGGCATCTGTCCCTTCCACGCCTTCCTCGACATGCCGCCCGAGGTCATGGAGCGGACGATGAAGGTCAACCTGTTCGGCGCCTACTACATGGTCCAGGCGGCGGCCAACCAGATGGTCAAGCAGGGCCACGGCGGCGCGATCATCGCCGTCAGCTCGATCAGCGCCCTGGTCGGCGGCGGCATGCAGACCCACTACACCCCGACCAAGGCCGGCGTGCACAGCCTGATGCAGTCGACCGCCATCGCCCTGGGCAAGTACGGCATCCGCTGCAACTCGGTGCTGCCGGGCACCATCGAGACGGCGATTAACAAGGAAGACCTGGCCGACGTCGCCAAGCGCGAATACATGGCCGGCCGCATCCCGCTGGGCCGCCTGGGCGAGCCCGACGACCTAGCCGGGCCGATCGTGTTCCTGGCCTCGGACCTGGCCAAGTACGTCACCGGCGCGGCGCTGCTGGTCGACGGCGGCGCGTTCGTGAACCTGCAGTAG
- a CDS encoding IclR family transcriptional regulator, which translates to MKPASRGAEPVAADENATTKSPSGSQTLFRGLDLLDVVAESGTIALPALAKQLGLTRSTTHRLATALVERRLLSQAPREGYSLGSKLLELGYLASQQMDLPRIARPHLEKLWEDTEDTVHLGVLDDDRALYLDKLTGRRRINISSRVGDRQPIRSTGLGKALVLDDTEDRWRTLYRAEGPALPGAPDEKQWIDWMRDYSKRGIAFDLEENEDRIRCVAAPIRGASGQIVGAISVSGAAQYMDDERMKTLVDDVRDTANAIGRDLGWNGKRLAR; encoded by the coding sequence ATGAAACCAGCGTCAAGGGGAGCGGAACCGGTGGCGGCGGACGAAAACGCGACGACCAAGTCTCCCAGCGGTAGCCAAACCCTGTTTCGCGGCCTGGATCTGCTGGACGTGGTCGCCGAGTCCGGGACCATCGCCCTGCCGGCTCTGGCCAAGCAGCTCGGCCTGACCCGCAGCACGACTCACCGCCTGGCCACGGCCCTGGTGGAGCGACGTCTGCTCTCGCAGGCGCCGCGCGAAGGCTACAGCCTGGGCTCCAAGCTTCTTGAGCTGGGCTATCTGGCCAGCCAGCAGATGGACCTGCCGCGGATTGCTCGTCCTCACCTGGAAAAGCTGTGGGAAGACACCGAGGACACGGTGCACCTGGGCGTGCTCGACGACGACCGCGCTCTCTATCTGGACAAGCTGACCGGCCGCCGCCGCATCAACATCAGCTCGCGCGTGGGCGATCGCCAGCCGATCCGCTCGACGGGCCTGGGCAAGGCGCTAGTGCTGGACGACACCGAGGACCGCTGGCGCACCCTCTACCGCGCGGAAGGTCCGGCCTTGCCGGGCGCGCCGGACGAGAAGCAGTGGATCGACTGGATGCGCGACTATTCCAAGCGCGGCATCGCCTTCGACCTGGAAGAGAACGAAGACCGCATCCGCTGCGTCGCCGCGCCGATCCGTGGGGCCTCGGGCCAGATCGTCGGCGCGATCAGCGTCTCGGGCGCGGCCCAGTACATGGACGACGAGCGGATGAAGACGCTGGTCGACGATGTCCGCGACACGGCCAACGCCATCGGGCGCGATCTGGGCTGGAACGGAAAGCGGCTGGCCCGCTGA
- the rhmD gene encoding L-rhamnonate dehydratase, giving the protein MAFPVIKHVRAFVVRGGGADYHDQGDGHWIDDHIATPMSRYPEYRQSRQSFGINVLGTLVVEIEAADGTIGFAVTTGGEPAAYIVEKHLARFLEGRDPTEVEKIWDQMYFSTQYYGRKGLVVNAISGVDLALYDLLGKLRQEPVYALLGGKVRDELTFYATGARPDLAKQMGFIGGKMPLHHGPAEGEEGLRKNIEELATMRERCGDDFWLMFDCWMSLDLNYATRLAHKAHEYGLKWIEEALSPDDYWGYRDLKKNAPTGMLVTTGEHEATRWGFRMLLEMECCDIIQPDVGWCGGVTELIKIANLADSKGVMMIPHGSSVYSYHFVITRHNSPFAEFLMMAPKADEVVPMFHPQLIGEPVPVNGKLKLSDAPGFGVELNREVGLHRPYVR; this is encoded by the coding sequence ATGGCGTTTCCGGTCATCAAGCACGTACGCGCGTTCGTGGTCCGCGGAGGCGGGGCCGACTATCACGATCAGGGCGACGGACACTGGATCGACGACCACATCGCCACCCCGATGTCGCGCTACCCGGAATACCGCCAGAGCCGCCAGTCGTTCGGCATCAACGTGCTGGGCACGCTGGTCGTCGAGATCGAGGCCGCCGACGGCACGATCGGCTTCGCGGTGACCACCGGCGGCGAACCGGCCGCCTATATCGTCGAGAAGCACCTGGCCCGCTTCCTGGAAGGCCGCGATCCGACCGAGGTCGAGAAGATCTGGGACCAGATGTACTTCTCCACCCAGTATTACGGCCGCAAGGGCCTGGTGGTGAACGCCATCTCGGGAGTCGACCTGGCCCTTTACGACCTGCTGGGCAAGCTGCGTCAGGAGCCGGTCTACGCCCTGCTGGGCGGCAAGGTCCGCGACGAGCTGACCTTCTACGCCACCGGCGCGCGCCCGGACCTGGCCAAGCAGATGGGCTTCATCGGCGGCAAGATGCCCCTGCATCACGGCCCGGCCGAGGGTGAGGAAGGCCTGCGCAAGAACATCGAAGAGCTCGCCACCATGCGCGAGCGCTGCGGCGACGATTTCTGGCTGATGTTCGACTGCTGGATGTCGCTGGACCTCAACTACGCCACCAGGCTGGCCCACAAGGCCCACGAGTACGGCCTGAAGTGGATCGAGGAGGCGCTGAGCCCCGACGACTACTGGGGCTATCGCGACCTGAAGAAGAACGCCCCGACCGGCATGCTGGTCACCACCGGCGAACACGAAGCCACCCGTTGGGGCTTCCGCATGCTGCTGGAGATGGAGTGCTGCGACATCATCCAGCCGGACGTGGGCTGGTGCGGCGGCGTCACCGAGCTGATCAAGATCGCCAACCTGGCCGACAGCAAGGGCGTGATGATGATCCCGCACGGCTCGTCCGTGTACAGCTACCACTTCGTCATCACGCGCCATAACAGCCCGTTCGCCGAATTCCTGATGATGGCCCCGAAGGCCGACGAGGTGGTGCCGATGTTCCACCCGCAGCTGATCGGCGAACCCGTTCCGGTGAACGGCAAGCTCAAGCTCTCCGACGCGCCGGGCTTCGGCGTCGAACTCAATCGCGAGGTCGGTCTGCACCGGCCTTACGTCCGCTAG
- a CDS encoding fumarylacetoacetate hydrolase family protein, whose product MKLLRYGPKGAEKPGLLDAEGKIRDLSGHVADITGAQLSPASLKALAAIDPTTLPLVEGSPRYGVPVNGVSKFIAVGLNFADHAAESNLPIPEEPVLFTKAVSCLQGPNDPVMIPRGSVKTDWEVELGVVIGSRASYVTEAEALDHVAGYVLINDVSERAFQIERGGTWDKGKGCDTFGPVGPWMVTSDEVGDPQNLGMWLDVNGERKQDGSSKTMIFPISKLVSYISEFMTLEPGDLITTGTPPGVGMGQKPEPVYLKAGDEIRLGIEKLGEQRQIVVAWSKEGVA is encoded by the coding sequence ATGAAACTGCTCCGCTACGGTCCCAAGGGGGCTGAGAAGCCCGGCCTCCTCGACGCCGAGGGCAAGATCCGCGACCTGTCGGGCCACGTGGCCGACATCACCGGCGCCCAGCTGTCGCCGGCCAGCCTCAAGGCCCTGGCCGCCATCGACCCGACCACCCTGCCGCTCGTCGAGGGCTCGCCCCGCTACGGCGTGCCGGTCAACGGCGTCTCCAAATTCATCGCCGTGGGCCTGAACTTCGCCGACCACGCCGCCGAGTCGAACCTGCCGATCCCGGAAGAGCCCGTGCTGTTCACCAAGGCCGTCAGCTGCCTGCAGGGTCCTAACGACCCGGTGATGATCCCGCGCGGTTCGGTGAAGACCGACTGGGAAGTCGAGCTGGGCGTGGTGATCGGGTCGCGCGCCAGCTATGTCACCGAGGCCGAGGCCCTGGACCACGTCGCCGGCTACGTCCTGATTAACGACGTCTCCGAGCGCGCCTTCCAGATCGAGCGCGGCGGCACCTGGGACAAGGGCAAGGGCTGCGACACCTTCGGTCCGGTCGGCCCATGGATGGTCACCTCGGACGAGGTCGGCGATCCGCAGAACCTGGGCATGTGGCTGGACGTCAACGGCGAGCGCAAGCAGGACGGCTCGTCCAAGACCATGATCTTCCCGATCAGCAAGCTGGTCTCGTACATCAGCGAGTTCATGACTCTTGAGCCGGGTGACCTGATCACCACCGGCACCCCGCCCGGCGTCGGCATGGGCCAGAAGCCCGAGCCCGTCTACCTCAAGGCCGGCGACGAGATCCGCCTGGGCATCGAGAAGCTGGGCGAGCAACGCCAGATCGTCGTGGCCTGGTCCAAGGAAGGCGTCGCGTGA
- a CDS encoding SDR family NAD(P)-dependent oxidoreductase, with protein MSPISSSKVYANRFAGRRAVITGGASGLGKAVAARIVAEGGQVALWDLDADGLKAAAAEVGAAHTVALDVSDEAAVLAAGKSTAEALGGIDILVASAGITGATAPVYEYPTDSWKRVFDINVNGVFYSCKSVVPFMLAGGYGRIVNVASVAGKEGNPNAGAYSASKAAVIGLTKSLGKELATKGVIVNSLTPATFESPILEQLPASQVEYMKGKIPMGRLGEVHESAAMVCFMASEECSFTTASTFDTSGGRTTF; from the coding sequence GTGAGCCCCATCTCCTCCTCCAAGGTCTACGCCAATCGTTTCGCCGGCCGCCGCGCCGTCATCACCGGCGGCGCCTCGGGCCTGGGCAAGGCCGTGGCCGCCCGCATCGTCGCCGAGGGCGGCCAGGTCGCCCTCTGGGACCTGGACGCCGACGGCCTGAAGGCGGCCGCCGCCGAAGTCGGCGCGGCCCACACCGTGGCGCTGGACGTCTCGGACGAGGCTGCGGTCCTGGCCGCCGGCAAGTCCACCGCCGAGGCCCTGGGCGGCATCGACATCCTGGTCGCCTCGGCCGGCATCACCGGCGCCACGGCTCCGGTGTACGAGTACCCGACCGATAGCTGGAAGCGCGTGTTCGACATCAACGTCAACGGCGTGTTCTACAGCTGCAAGTCGGTGGTGCCGTTCATGCTGGCGGGCGGCTACGGCCGGATCGTCAATGTCGCCTCGGTGGCGGGCAAGGAAGGCAATCCCAACGCCGGCGCCTATTCGGCGTCGAAAGCGGCGGTGATCGGCCTGACCAAGTCGCTGGGCAAGGAGCTGGCCACCAAGGGCGTCATCGTCAACAGCCTGACTCCGGCCACCTTCGAGAGCCCGATCCTGGAGCAGCTGCCGGCCAGCCAGGTGGAATACATGAAGGGCAAGATCCCGATGGGCCGCCTGGGCGAAGTCCACGAGAGCGCCGCCATGGTCTGCTTCATGGCGTCGGAGGAGTGCAGCTTCACCACCGCCTCGACCTTCGACACCTCCGGCGGTCGGACCACTTTCTAA
- a CDS encoding amidohydrolase family protein translates to MAYTGPIVDPHMHLWDLDRHYYAWLQDTPLPNNPAGDMSSIAYKSYGLDDYLADAKGWNVVEVVHVECGLPPKDQLSETDWLQSIADQRGVIGGIVAGANLDDPDVEAMLAAHAARRNVRGVRQIVNWHADPAKTYGPTDKLLDAQWRKGFALLAKYGLSFDLQLYASQMAVAAELADAHPDIPLIVNHAGMPTDRDEAGLAAWREGLAVLAKRPNVACKISGLAMVDRSWTTASLKPFVLQVIETFGVERCMFASNFPVEKVHGSFGAFYAAYDAITASFTHDEREALFAGSARRIYRLAD, encoded by the coding sequence ATGGCGTACACGGGCCCCATCGTCGATCCCCACATGCATCTGTGGGACCTCGATCGGCACTACTACGCCTGGCTCCAGGACACCCCGCTGCCGAACAACCCGGCCGGCGACATGTCCTCTATCGCCTACAAATCCTATGGACTCGACGACTATCTGGCCGACGCCAAGGGCTGGAACGTCGTCGAGGTCGTCCATGTCGAGTGCGGCCTGCCGCCCAAGGACCAGCTGTCGGAGACTGATTGGCTGCAGTCGATCGCCGACCAGCGCGGCGTCATCGGCGGCATCGTCGCCGGGGCCAACCTGGACGATCCGGACGTCGAGGCGATGCTGGCGGCCCACGCCGCGCGCCGGAACGTCCGAGGCGTCCGCCAGATCGTCAACTGGCACGCCGATCCGGCCAAGACCTACGGGCCGACCGACAAGCTGCTGGACGCCCAGTGGCGCAAGGGTTTCGCCCTGCTGGCCAAGTACGGCCTGTCGTTCGACCTGCAGCTCTACGCCTCGCAGATGGCGGTGGCGGCCGAACTGGCCGACGCCCATCCGGACATCCCGCTGATCGTCAACCATGCCGGCATGCCGACCGATCGCGACGAGGCGGGCCTGGCCGCCTGGCGCGAGGGTCTGGCCGTCCTGGCCAAGCGCCCCAACGTCGCTTGCAAGATCTCGGGCCTGGCCATGGTCGATCGATCGTGGACGACGGCCAGCCTCAAGCCCTTCGTGCTCCAGGTCATCGAGACCTTCGGGGTCGAGCGCTGCATGTTCGCCAGCAACTTCCCGGTGGAGAAGGTTCACGGCAGCTTCGGCGCCTTCTACGCCGCCTATGATGCGATCACGGCCAGCTTCACCCACGACGAGCGCGAGGCGCTGTTCGCCGGCTCCGCCCGGCGGATCTACCGCCTGGCCGACTGA
- the rhaM gene encoding L-rhamnose mutarotase: MSTTTESRPLAFRMQLKPGVAAEYERRHDELWPDLAEALRDAGIHDYSIFLDEETMSLFAVLRLRPDHKKDALPLQPVMKRWWDFMADLMEVHPDNKPVEWPLKPVFYFEG; encoded by the coding sequence ATGAGCACGACGACGGAAAGCCGCCCCCTCGCCTTCCGCATGCAGCTGAAGCCGGGCGTCGCCGCTGAGTACGAGCGCCGCCACGACGAACTGTGGCCCGATCTCGCCGAAGCCCTGCGCGACGCGGGGATCCATGACTATTCGATCTTCCTGGACGAGGAGACCATGAGCCTCTTCGCCGTGCTGCGCCTGCGCCCCGACCACAAGAAGGACGCCCTGCCGCTGCAGCCGGTGATGAAGCGCTGGTGGGACTTCATGGCCGACCTGATGGAAGTCCATCCGGACAACAAGCCGGTCGAGTGGCCGCTGAAGCCCGTCTTCTATTTCGAGGGCTGA